CATTTATCTGCGAAAACAGGTTTGGCTAAACACAGTTTCCTTTAGTTTTTTTGAAGTGATTCCGAGCGAACAATTGTGTACGAACTATTGATTATTTTTCGTCTGATAAAGCAAGCTCTTGGTGTTCACTGTGTTCATTAGTTGATAACTGCTTTGATCCATTCATAATATATAGCaatattatatttgtttaatGCTTGATGGACGTCATGGTGCTCAATAGAGAAATTGATCTATTTAATTAGTAAAATATTATCAGTTGGCTTGTTTGGATATATATATTTGAGGTGCTAACTAACCATTTGAGAAATCAACAATATCAAGAGACCTTGCTAGTAGTGGTCGTCAGTAATCCGAACTAGTACATTCTTTTATAGCATCCAAGGTATTGATATCTTTGATTCCCGATTCATGAGAATAGAGATTTGAGAATAATAATTGGtagttaataataataatttatttatttattggtaaTAATAACAATTTTTCCTTTATTattgatttatttattcaatTGAGGGTATCTAATATTTTGCTATTTTCCAGGTGatagaaattgattttttttttttgtatatttttgcgcttaaaccctaaaatcccaaTTATGAAGTAGAGGTCAATTTTCGGGTTGGACGGGCTGGGTGCCTCACACCTTCCTAGCCCATAACTTGATTTCCGGACATTTTTCTGAATATAGGACAAGTGCTTATTTTGGGTCCCAACTCCCTAAGTTGGGTGGCGGCTTCCCTTATTAATAATTTTCCACGTGATTCCCATTTTGGATATTTAGAGATCCTAACCGATTTCAACGGTATCTACAGCATGCCCGATTGACGAGGCAAAATGCCAGGTTAATATTGCAGAATCGTCAACTGAACGAAGAAGCGGCAGTTGACGCCACAGATTCGGAGGTGAACGTGATATCATCAGGAGAAGAAGAGTTACGACGAAGGAGATACACCCGCGAGGACGACGGAGGAGAGCAAATAAGGAAGCGACGAAGAGAAAACAGTGAAGAGAGAAGACTAAGAAGAGCATTGGAAATATCAAGTTGGGAAGATCAAAGGCGAAGATAAAtgagaggagaagagaagatgaaagacaACTCAAATTCAACCGGAAGGATGAGGAAGAAAGGAGACATGGTGAAGGAAGGCTCAGTGTGATGAGAGGAGACCTTGGAAGAGAAACGGAGGGAACCTGAAACAGGAAGTCTTGGATGAGCTGCGAGATATGAGAACACTGATAAACAATTCGCGAAGAGGCAGCAAAGTGCAGCTGGCAGAGGCAGTAGAAGAGGCCGATAAATCTCCATTTACCTATGAGATAATGTACGCGGACATCCCTGCGAAATGCGTGCTACCAACGGTACCAAGCATATTCAGCGGATCTGAAAGTGTTGTGCATCACTTGAAACAATACACCCTTTCGTTGATGCAATGGGGACGAAATGATATGGTACTTTGTCGATACTTCCCCGCGAGCTTGGCCGGGGAAGCGTTGGCCTGGTTTGACGGGCTACCAGAAAGATCGATTTCGTCATTCAAAGACTTACAAAGGATATTCCTGACCACTTATATAACTAACAACATGTTGAGGCCAGGAATTGAGACTCTATTCAATTTGAGAAGGATACCCACAGAAAGCCTGCGAGGATTAGTGACGAGGTGGAGAACGGTATGCAGCGAGCTTGCATGGAGAGTTGACGAGAAAAATTTCATCTTAGCTTTCGTGAACGCTTTAATCCCAACTGACCTGCTGTACACTCAAATATTCATTATTCGAAACTCTTCGACGATGAATTAATTGAGAGAGTACCAAGAGGAGTACATAGACTTGGAAGAAAAGCATAGGCAAGTTAGCGAAGTGGCATCGATTCCACCTAAATAAGGAAATTCAAGGCTATTAACAAGGACAGTGCATGTCGTGGAGAATGATTCGAAACATGAAAAGGGAGAGCCTTCAACTCCATTCCTAGCGAAGCTTGTAGCCGTAACAAGTGGAGATCAAGAATGGATCAATCAACAAAGGTATAAGGAGTCAAGACGAAGGAATTACGAGCCACGAAGTTACAATACAGGGTATCAACAAAGGAATAATCAAGGACCTAGATTTGGAGAGAGGAGACCAAATGCACCAGATTTCGAAGATTTGAAGCTCCCAAGGCTTAACATGACTGTGGAAAAGGTATATGAGGAAATAGTATTAACAGAAGAGATCCCACCACCCCCAAATTTGGGAAGAGAGCCACCCCCAGGGACCAGGAGTCATGAGTTCTGCAGATACCATCGTTTTCATGGGCACCACACAAAGGACTGTTGAAACATTTGACGAATTATACTTCATCTGATAGAACAGGGAAAACTCGCACATTTTGTGGAAGGCTATGTGCCTCCACCACCCCCACCACTTCGTGACAATCAGCAGATATACCGAATTGAAATAGATCGGGGAACACAAAAGCCGAATTGTAAGACGATAATACATGCAGCGAAGAGCATCCAAAATTTACATGACAACATACTTAAAAGAGTACATAAGAGGGACTTCGAAGGCAACGAGATATTCAGCGTTACAACAAGAGAAccattagaggaatggcagaaaagaGAAATAACGTTCTCAACAAAGGATGCACCCTAAGGAGGAAATTTCTCACACAAACCCATTGGTTTTAACCCTGAATTTTGGGAAATATTCAAAGTGGGAAGAAGatcaagatgaaaagaagaaaatatgggcAATTGACAGGATCCTGGTAGATACGGGGAGCTCGGTCTATATACTCTTTTACCATACCTTTAGAACCATGGGGTACAAGGACTCAGATCTCGTGCCATAGACGTACAACATATATGGATTTAATGGAGTTGCATCTAAGCCGAAAGGAGAACTAGTTGTAAAAACTTTCGCTGGCGAGTTGGAAACGAAAGTCACAGTATGGGTGATATACATAGACTCACCTTACAATGCTCTCATAGGGAGACCATAGATACACGGGATAAAAGGGATTGCATCTACATATCATCAGGCAATACGATTTCCCATGCCAAGTGAGATTGGCGAGATAAGAGGAGACCTACGGAACACGCAAGATTGCATCAAGAAGGATGTCCATAACTATGAggagaaacaaagaaagaaaattgaGCAAAGGAAGAAGGCCTGCGAAGAAAGAAGAGCGGAGCAACTGATGGTATTAACAATCGAGAAATGTGAAGAGTTGGACGCAACACAAAGGGAAAAAATGACGAGTGATGGTGAGAAGGAACTTGAGATGACTCCAGAAAAGGGAGGTCAAGCTGAGGTAAAGCAAATTGGAAAAGCAAAGAAAGGAAAAACGGCTGAAGGAAGCGAGGCATCGAGAAGTGACAAAGAAACCCCTACCATTAAAGAAAAACGAGCCCCGCGAGGAGGAGCAAAGATAAACACTTCTAAGCGTAAAAAGGCGTTGAAACAAGAGGCTGATGAAAGCGTTGAATTGCATGATCCTCTAGGTAAAGGGAAAAAGGCTTACGAGGAAGAAGAAATGAAGCGATAGAAGGAGGAACTCtatcaataaagaagaaagaaaaaagacttAGTGAGGGAACACATAAGGTTGGAAAGACAAAATTAGAAGCTTATAATTAAGAACAATCATTTAAAAAGGAAGCGAGAGGGGAGTAGTGCGCGAAGAGGAGAATATGCTCTAAAAGGGATAGCTGAAGGAAGTCGCGACTATCGGCGAGATAACAAGGGACGAGGGGAATAAAACGAACGATAAGACTTAAAGAGAGCCATAGAGAATAGCAGGAAGGAATTCAGAGAAAAAGAGTATGGACGGCAGGAGAGGAAACAATACTCAAATAATATAAAAGCCAACCGGGATGCAACCCAAACTAATGAACAAATACGCAAGAAGCGAACCATGCAAACCAGAAATAGCAGCACTGTTTTCGTTAAggcaaagagaaaatgaaaatctGCGAAGTCTAGTGGCGAGATGGGACGCGATCTGCAGAGAACTAAAAGGAAGGATTTCATAGGAAGATTTAGTGCGCTCATTCATCTACGCGTTGTCAACTAGGCAGCCATTATTCACGACGTTGTTGAAGATCAAAAACGAAGTAAAGATGCAGGAATTGAAAATATATCAGTCTGATCACATTCACATGGAAGAAGAATACTGATAAGGAAGAATGATAGAAACCATATGGATGTACTTAATTCAGCCTATCAATATAATTGATAATATATCAAATTTCAAAAAGATAGCAAtgaaatttttatgaattttgaTAAATCGTATCACGAATATGAATTTCACAAGAGCAAGGTAAGACTTCACATTAGGAGTTCAaataagattcatgaaataagaAGTTTCTAgagaaacttaaaaccttcgccctAGGAAGGATGAGAATccacggcatgcaccctagttcgcatgaaagtgcaagcgTCAAGACCTAACGCATGTGGTGAACAACTCTCAGAAAGATAATCTAGGGAAAATGATAATACCTATCTGctaagggtcccttttatgatggccttcagtatggggtgcagaaatatgactaaggtgccgacgtattcggttgagctgcgggtgcctgggacgtctggagcgttaccgtcCATGTCCGTATGGAAAGTattggctacgatgcactcgatcccaatgaaacctcacttagggtgtgacttcgtaaccccaagccatatcggcgaaggtgataagaagtcacgaaaacaactgactaTCGTAATAACtagatgggaggagaccaacatgcatattagggttaacctccttgaaggggaaatcagggggactataaagggatgacaccctccagattagggagctgtGTGACCCAAAAAGACGGCAATGCCATGGGACTAACATTCATGGGAATGGCTAGACCTGTCGCATTGTCGCGAGATGGGGTCAAAACAAATGTTAAGACGAGGTTGATGGATTGTTATTTGAATGAGTAATAAGCGCCTGAGACTTCTTCGAATAAAATCCTTCAAAAAGgatgaggcaaaataagaccttaactaggaggcGCACTAAGACCTTGTATAAAGTAACACATAACAGTCAGAAAGTGAATAAGAACTAAATACGGTGAGATGCTTCATggattccaaaagaaaagaaggtacATGAAAAATCTGGCGAGATTCAAAGCTTGTGAGGTCACAATGAAGTGATAAAGGCAAAGCTATAGTCCAACTTGTGTGGCTTCGTCTTGATCAGCTAATGCTCAACAAGAACAACAGCGAAGGGAAAGACAAGAGGCAAAGGAAAGGGCAAACGAAATAAGAAATCCGATGATGAAGACAACGTGAGAGATGCAGACGAAATACAAGATAAGATGCGACGAGATACTTCGTGAAGGATTTAGCAAGGTCGAGGCACCACTGGGGAGGTATCGATTAACTGTGCACCCTACCTCGGAAACacacaaaagaataagaggcaagtatatacttttaattTCATTATTCTTTTGAGTATTCCCTCGGTAAGTATATATTGGGAAAAATAGAAAATCATGGTGATAACATAAAAATCAATCAAAgtgctactgttgatggtggtttttagcttagggttaaaatcgtaaaaccttacatctgacatgacatcactaggACCACTATCGCATTTAtcgaatcattcaacacgcctacgtaagaattaccagggtatctttttttttcacatatatatgtgtcatgttccacgttagaacccttagtattgaccgacatcaccttcgtacaccaaaccctaaattcttacaccactgtgtcaatggcaaaccatgccagccacgtctccgcgcaaaggcatgccaaccatgccagccgcatgtgccaatggcatgccgtgccatccacatctccgcaccaaggcatgccaaccatgccagccacaccaccgtgccaatggaaaaccattccagccacgtctccgtgccaaagcatgccgaccatgccagccgcgctgccgttccagccacatatccgcgccaagtcatgccaaccatgccagccgcaccaccgtgccaatggcaaaccatgccatcgacgtctccgcgccaaagcatgccaaccatgccagccgcaccaccgcgccaatggaaagccgtgccagccacatctctgcgccaaggcatgtcaaccatgctatccgcaccaccgtgccaatggaaaaccatgccagccacgtctccgcgtcaaggcatgccaaccatgccagccgcaccaccgtgtcaatggcaagccatgccagccacgtctctgcgccaaagcatgccaaccatgccagccgcgccaccgtgccaatggtaaaccatgccagccacgtctctgcgccaaggaatgccaaccattccagccgcaccacatgtgccaatgacatgccgtgccagccatacctccgcgccaaggcattccaaccatgtcagccgcgccaccgtgccaatggaaaaccatgccagccacgattccatgccaaagccatgccggccccgctacatgccgctggctgcgaaaacgaagggttgcaacaatcaacgaccacccttccatctgagatgcagatcttatccgtccaaggtcgccagccaacgcatggtaacctttggcccaacgccaaaaccctagttttggccatgcctaaaccgcgccaaggcatgccaaccatgccacatgtgccaatggcatgccgtgccagccaccttgccgcgcctaaaccataccatgccggccttccctcacggctgccaaaacgaaggcgtgcgacaatcaatagccacccttccatcttagatgcaaatcttaaccgtccaaggtcaccaaccaacgcatggtaacctttggcccaacgccaaaccctagttttggccacgccaaaccgcgccaaggcatgccatgccacatgttccaatggcatgccaaccaccttgccacgccataccatgccgacgttcccttcacggctaccaaaacgaaggcgtgcgacaataaaCGGCcttccttccatcttagatgcaaatctcagccgtccaaggtcaccaaccaacacatggtaacctttggcccaacgccaaaaccctagttttggtcacacccaaaccgcgccaagtcattccggccatgccacatgtgccaatggcatgccagccaccttgtcgcgccataccttcccggccttccctatgcggttacccaaacaaaggctggcgacgatcaacgaccatacTTCCATctcagatgcaaatcttagtcgtccaaggtcgccaaccaacgcatggtaacctttgtcccaacgctaaaacctttgttttggccacgccctaaccgcgctaaggcatgccagtcatgtgacatgtgccaatggcatgccaaccaccttgccgcgccataccatgccgtccttccctattcggctaccaaaacaaaggcttgcgaagatcaactgTCGCATTTCCAtataagatgcatatcttagccgtcaaaggttaccagctaacacatggaaacctttggcccgacgccaagccctagtatGGTCGTGtccaaacaaatccaaaaccctaacttttggccgcgcctaaactaggccatattaaagccgtaccggccatgctttcatgtcactggataccaaacgaagggttgcaataatcaacggctacccttcctctcaagatgcaaaatctcgaccgacGAAGGTCACCAATGATCCGGTAAGTCTCCTatgctcaacttgccgaacaacaatatgctacatgttttccacgaaaacactcgagacatcaacacatgtcacaaactgggggatggtcattgggtattggtttggcggtttacagcgtgcggcatacactacgcccgttataagacagtgtcataaggatgaggcggttagtaaatacagggagtaatggtgaaacactttattttatggaacatcaattccaggcgttaccggttaccacctcctcccatttactcatccgttttccattttttacgagaccagagtacgtttcacttcgacttgtataaataggtattacctatttccaccgaacaataagttctggtcaggagcatacaacactcagaaaatatttgttatctttccatatgttagcttcccactttctgatacaagtcatgaaacaactactcttccagaatcaactattctggtctcaacactctcttcgatgcctccccaaaaccaacccttctccttcactttgtgaccaaagcaagtctagaacgaccatttcttggtttaggccggatttgtaaagattgatctctcgaatctaaagtactcccttgcagtatattgtttagggtttaaactcgtttctcacccacacacctgaaattaccaaaatcatcagAAATCATTTTCACGCTCAAACAATTGgcgtccacagtgggagattgatctttcggttacaatgtcaactttcaatcctcgatctcatatttcgacccagacgtcaagacggtagaatccaaacgacccgcccagggatcgacgactcagttaacTGACGGCcgggttaccagtcatgacacgaaaAGGGATGTCTGGGGACATTCCGcagtcacggcggtgcttcctacaaaactcggtcttacacccgggagattccttttcatcaggagatccgaaaaaccgagtaagtcttgctagacaaaatacatggcctactacttcaagtcttcacaaggAAATAAGGATATGGTTATCAGCACAAATTTTCTTAATAGCCGCATCACGAATTCAGATATCATCCTTGCTATTATTAGATACAGAGACAATCAGCTTTTTCTTAATTCTGTGATACTTAGAATTACGGGCGGCTAAGTCAGCTTCTAGACTTTCAATATTCTCAAGATGTTTCTTTTCACCATCTTCGAAAGGAGATCAGAGTGTTAAGCGATTGAAGAATATTTTTCAAGAATAACACGCATAAAAGAATAATAAACAACCTTTTTTGTTAGAAATAGTATCCTTAACCAGTGCAACATGGTCAGATTCAAGGCTCACATTCACATTTAAACCTTCTCTAGCATTATTTAAGACTCTAACAGCCGAATCAAACTCAGCTTCACTTTATATGATAAAACGAGAATGAATTAACTTCTCTTGTTCAATAAGTGCGTTGTTTTCGCTTATGGCACGATCTTGATCTATTTGAACTTGAAGAATGGTTTCTTGAAATTCCTTCAAAGCCTTAGCACCATTAAAAGCAATCTGATACTTTTCATTGATAAGGGAATTAACCTTTGTTTCCAAAACCTTAATCCTTTTTTTGGATTCCCAAAAACGACGTTTAAAGCCATTACTGGCAGTTAAGACACTCATATGGTCAATACTTAGAAGTTGGTACCCTAACTTAAGTTCCTTCAAAGAtagggtttttattttttcttcagtCAGATTATTCATAGAAGAGTTAAGATACTTAAGGAGGGTATCATCATCAATAGGATGACGGAAGAACCAAAATAGAGAAGATGCTTCATTAGAGAGACGATAAATTTTTGCAATAATAcacaattaaaagaaaataacggTGGAAAACGaataaaagaagagaagaaataaagaattacGCACCAGTTAATTGATCATTCCTCTTGCGAAGATCAGATATATCGTTCGCATAAGCAGAAACCTCAGACTCAAGATTGGTATTCTTAGCCTCAAGCTTGGTATTCTTAGCCTCAAGAGAGCGAAACATTCTTTGGTAATCCAAAGAAATCGCATATGACATGCGAGGCATCTGCGAAGATAAAGAATGAGTATTAAATTAAGGACATTAAAACATTATCAAAGAAAGTGTGAAGGTATAGGAATTACCAAACAACCAAATGAAAACTGAAAGCTTGGGCTTAACAGTGaagaagctccacgaagatattCATTATCTAGAGAAGGGGAATCAAAATTTTTGGAAACCATTCCAAAGCTATGATGTAAATCTTCATCTCCAACAGCTGACATTGAATCGGAAAAGAGATGAGATAATTGATCCATAAAAGATTTGATTGAAGGATCTTCAGAGAAAAGAATgtcatcatcactagattccgagTTTGAagaaggataaattttttttcgcTTCTTGGAGAGATTCGcagaagaagatttagaagatCTAGAAGCAGTCTTCTTGTATCTCATAATAcctttccccttttctttagaACTTGAAGTTTCCACCTAAGCGAATAttaaaagataagaaatagaggcaacaatattgttaaaataggATAAagagtatttcttacttcatcaTTTTGCGAAGGTGACGCATTGATAAATTTCATAGCCCTTTTAGCTTTATTTGCTTGTTTAGCAGTCTGACATCAAAATAATCGGTAATTAAGAGGTAAAGAAACATGAAATAATGCGAAAGAAAGAATATTCTTGCGAAGGCAACATACCACTTTAGCCTTTTCGTTCCAGTTGAATTCCCAAGGTTGATAATCAGAAAAACCCTCAGGAAGGGGAAGAGATGAACCATCAAAAACCTGCCAGAGATGTAAGGACCTACTAAGACAACGGGACAATCTAGCTATCGTGTATCATTGGATCTGCGAGCAATATTATTGGAGTTATCATTAAAATCAACATCTCACATAATCTTTTCATCTTATGTGAATCCATCTTTTCTCCTCAGATGAGTAGCCCATTCGGACAAATTATTCTTCATGATTGCAACTTGGTAATGTTTGAAGAAATTCTCGAGGGTATAATCGGCAGGATTGATTACTTTATCCTTGTGTAAGTGATTGCGTACTTATTTGGAATACAAGGATTCTAGACCTGCTGCGCCACGAGCATATTCTAGGACTATTCTAACGGCATCACCGCTTAATTGAAAAATACCCCGTGCGAACCTTTCATCTGAAAGAATTTCGTAGAATAGAGGAATTTCTGGATCATACAAGGGAATAGGAAGACCAGCGAGAAGTTGTCCTACTGTAACAATAATCTTTTGATCAGTCAATTCTCTAGAAGAAATTAATTCAAGACTAAGTTTGGATGAATGACAGGATCCAGTGGGAAGGGAATGCGAATAGCCTCTTGCACCGAATTCCTTTTTCAATCTGGTGAATTCTGCTTCACTTCTCCAGCAAGTAGGAGGCATTTtaagaatgggaatggaggttatatatatatatatataaaataaatttaaTCAAGATCAGATCAACGAAGTTAAGATCAGATGATCAAAGAAGCTATAATCAGAcaacgagaagaaagaagaaaagtgcgAAGAAGGATGAGAGTGATAAGAAGATACGATGAACTGTTAAAGTTAATGAAACAGTAGcagaagaaaacaagaaaagaagaagaacataagCTGAAAGAGAAAGAGGGTAAAAATGtagagagaagaagatgaatgaaagtAAATAGAAAATTTACTCCCGTTTCCCAAGATTTTACCTCTTAAATGCGATGATTGAAGAATGAACGGATAAGAGAAGGCGGTTATAAAGGAC
The nucleotide sequence above comes from Papaver somniferum cultivar HN1 chromosome 8, ASM357369v1, whole genome shotgun sequence. Encoded proteins:
- the LOC113304138 gene encoding uncharacterized protein LOC113304138; its protein translation is MRTLINNSRRGSKVQLAEAVEEADKSPFTYEIMYADIPAKCVLPTVPSIFSGSESVVHHLKQYTLSLMQWGRNDMVLCRYFPASLAGEALAWFDGLPERSISSFKDLQRIFLTTYITNNMLRPGIETLFNLRRIPTESLRGLVTRWRTVCSELAWRVDEKNFILAFVNALIPTDLLLLTRTVHVVENDSKHEKGEPSTPFLAKLVAVTSGDQEWINQQRYKESRRRNYEPRSYNTGYQQRNNQGPRFGERRPNAPDFEDLKLPRLNMTVEKGKLAHFVEGYVPPPPPPLRDNQQIYRIEIDRGTQKPNCKTIIHAAKSIQNLHDNILKRVHKRDFEGNEIFSVTTREPLEEWQKREITFSTKDAP